TTTAAAGATCGTGCCGGCAACATCTGGGTTACAAGTAACGCTAACAGGGTTTATTATTACAACAGCAGGCAAAAGAAGTTTTATTTAAAGGATATGGCTCATCCATATATGACTAAGCTTCTCATAACAAATATGATCACAGAAGATACAGCAGGTCACATATGGTTTGCAGGACAGGGACTTTGTCGCATTAACCGGCTAACTCATCGACCGGATTTTTTTATTGACACGTTCCCGGAAATTCTTTTTCCACGCAAAGCAGTATTGGGTTTGTATTGCGACGATAAGAATAGATTATGGTTTGGTAATGTCAGTAACGGATTGGTGAGTTATTCCATTAGCGAAAAGAAATTTGAACACTACACTACAGAAAACAAACTTCCTTCCAATAATATTTATACAACAGGCATCTACAATAACATGTTGTGGATGGGTTCTGAAACAGGCATTGCAGGCCTTGATCTCGTTACAAAACAAATCTCTTCCTTTGATAAAGATGATGGTTTCCCTTTGCAGGCTGTTACATCTGTAAATTTTTATCATGATAAAGAGGCCAACTATCTCTATTCAGGTTTTGGTACTGCTATTGTAAAATTTTGTGCAGATAGCTTGTTGTACACCACCGCACCACCGAAAGTATTTATTGAAAGTATCCGTTTTAATAATGATTCAAGCGTTTATTTACCGGGCTCATCATTAATAACTGATTACAATCATAACGACTTTACGGTTAAGATCGGCAGCGTTTATTTTTATAAGAAGGTTAGCAACTATTTGCTCAGCTACCGGATAGTAAATTCGCATGACAGCAGTTGGAAAACCATCACCGGCTCTGAAGTAAATTTCAACAACCTGCCTCCCGGTACTTACAAGTTTGAAATAAGAATGACAGCAAAAAATGAACGCTGGCCAGCGCAGGTAAAGCAATTCAATTTAACGGTGAAACCTCCTTTTTGGAAAACAGGTTGGTTTATTACAATCATAACCGTACTCATCTTGTTCCTGGGTTACCTTTTCTATCGCTGGAGAATTTATTATATCCGTAAAGCTGAAAGTGAAAAAGCACGAGTGCAGGAGCTGCGTGCTGAAAAGTATAAAACCCAGTATGAGCTGGAGCAGATCAGTAATTATTTTTCATTATCTCTTACTGATAAGAAGACTACTGACGATGTGTTGTGGGATGTTGCAAAAAACCTGATCGGCCGAATGGGTTGCGAAGACTGTATGATCTATTTATGGAACAAAGACAAAACAAAAATGCAGCAACGTGCGGGTTATGGAAATAAAAATTCACCTGAGAAGCTTACTGAACATTTGTTTGAAGTGGAAATGGGTCAGGGTGTGGTTGGTTATGTAATGCAAACAAAAGAACCGGTGATCATTGCTGATACAAGAACCGACAAACGTTACAGGGTAGATGATATGCATCGCCTCAGTGAAATTTGTGTTCCCATTATCCATGAAGGCGAGTTGATGGGCATTATTGATTCAGAAAACAGCAAACTAAATTATTTTCAGGAACGTGATCTTCAAATAATGACCACTATCGCCACACTCACAGGTAATAAAATAAAACAGGTAGAAAGTGAGCAGGTATTGAATGTGAAGAAAAAAGAACTTGCTGCAACGAACGAACATTTAGCAGAAGCACAACTCTCAGCATTGCAGGCGCAAATGAATCCGCATTTTGTATTTAATGCACTCAATAGCATTAAGCGTTTGATATTGGATGATGAGAAAGATAAAGCATCCCGTTACCTCAGCAAGTTTGCGCAACTCATTCGCTTAACATTGAATCACTCACGTGAAACGTTTGTAACACTTCGTGAAAATGTGGAGTATCTCAACACATACCTTGAAATGGAGCAGTTGCGTTTTAAAGATTCGTTTAATGCCACAGTTAAAGTTGATGCTGCCATTGATGATGAGGAAGTAGTTGTTCCGTCACTTATGATACAACCATTGGTGGAGAATGCTGTGTGGCATGGCCTGCTTCACAAAGAAGGAAAGAAAAAAATTACGGTTCGCTTCTCAGCCAACGGGCCATACATTATTTGTTCTATTGAAGATAATGGAATTGGAATACGTCGTTCCGAAGCCAATAAAAACGTACAGCATGCAACGCACAAATCAGTTGGGCTTGATAACCTGCGCAACCGTATTGCTATTATGAATGAAAAATTTGATATGGACTGCAGTCTCACCATTACTGATCTAAATGAAACAGATGCAACAATTACCGGCACGCTGGCGGTATTAAAATTTAAAAACAGAGATCTTGTATGAAACAGTTACGTGTAATATTAGTAGACGATGAGGCAGACGGCGTTGCCACGTTAAGCCAATTGCTTCGGTTGAATTGTCCCGAAGTGGAGATCATTGCCACTTGCAACAATGCAGAAACAGCCACACAACAGATACTGGCATTGCAACCCGATGTTGTGTTCTTAGATATTCAAATGCCCGGCAAAAGCGGTATTGAAATGTTGGCCGATATGCAGGAACGAAAGTTTGAAATCATTTTTGTAACAGCACACAATGAATACATGTTGCAGGCGCTGCAGTTCAGTGCTGCAGATTATTTATTGAAGCCGGTTGATGAAGACCGTTTAATTGAAGCGGTGAATCGTGTGAAAGAGCGTATTGAACAAAAAACAGAACCAGATAATATTGATGTGTTGCTGCACAACCTGCAAAAAAATAATCGTCAGCAGGAAATGAAACTCGCTGTTCCCACACTCAAAGGTTTTTCTGTACTAAAGCTGGAAGAAATCGTAGTGTGTGAAGCGGAAAAAAATTACACCATCTTTCATTTGCAGAATAAAAAAACAATTACTGTATCACGCACATTACTGGAATATGAAAAAATTCTTCAGAATACTTCATTCTTCAGGGTGCATAAAACATTTATGATAAATCTTGAGCATGTAGTGGAATATCAGCGTGGAGAAGGGGGAGTGGTGGTAATGGCTAATGGAATGGAAGTGGAAGTGAGTCGCAGAAAAAAGGAAGAGTTTATGAATAAGATAAAAGAGGTGTTTAAGTATTAAAAAAGCGGGCTCTGATCAGAGCCCGCTTTTTTAATATAGATAATGTTGTTGAGTATTATAATACCAATACACCCTTCGCAACAAACTGCACTTCTTTCTTTGCTTCTTTGATCTTGTTTATTTCTTCTTTGCTTTTGCCTGCATCTTCAGCATAATGCTTTTGCTGTTTTACACTTACTTCTTTTACCGTTGCATCACCTTCAAGCACCACGGTTTGGCCAGCAAGATTCTTTGGCATAAAGAAAGCATAGTCCTTAAACTTCACCATAATGGTTTCGCCATTTCCTTTGTCAACTTTCATCCAGCAGCCTTTTTCCTGGCATACTTCAGTTACTTTACCCGTGATCTTTCCACTGAATTTACCGGCACTTTGCACCTGTTCTTCCATGTTGGCAATTGTAACCACATCTTTATTTTCTGTTCCAGCTCCGTAGGTTGCGCCTTTTTCTGCAGGCTTCGGGCTGTTTTGGGCAAGGGCAGCTAAGCTCATGAACGCTGCCATCAATAAAAAAGAAAGTTTTTTCATAATCAAAAATTTGAAAAGCAAAGGTAGCTAGTAAAATGAAGGATGCAAGTGTCACCTGTTAAAATTCAATAGACGGTAGTTGCATCTTTTGAAAGAGTACTAAAATATTCGCTGTATTAAACCGTTTAAACTTGCGTCGGTCTGATACTTTGTAATAAAACCAACCGAAACCAATACGAACATGAAAACCTGTTTACTCCGTTTCTTCACCTTCATTTGTATCATCAGTGTTTTTCTCGCATGTAGAAAAGGGAAGTCTTCGGCAAAAACCTATCGATTCAACGAAACAATTACTGTAGATGGATTGTCACGAAGCTATGTACTGAACCTTCCCCCCGATTATTACGATAACACTGGCTTTGCATTGGTGATTGCAATGCATGGCGGAGGCGGTAGTGCCACACAGTTCGAAAGCACATCGAAACTTACTGAGAAAGCCAACGCTTCCGGTTTTATAGTTGTTTACCCCGAAGGCACTGGTGTCATCAATACCTGGAATGCCGGTACTTGCTGCGGATCATCAGTCAGCAATAATATTAACGATGTAAAATTCATCAGTATGCTCATCGATAAGCTGGTGGCTGCATACAAGATAAACCCAAAGAAAGTATATGCAACAGGCCATTCAAACGGAGGTATGATGAGCTACCGTCTTGCATGCGAACTATCAAACAAAATTGCAGCCATTGCACCTAATGGTTCTACCATGGTGGTTACGCAGGCATGTAATCCTGCAAGAGCAGTTCCTGTCTTGCATATGCATTCAAAACTCGATCAGCATGTTGTTTATACCGGAGGTTATGGAAATGGTGTAAGCGGAGTTTATTGCCCGCCGCTCGATTCGGTGTTGAATGTTTGGTCGTTGAAGAACAGTTGTGCAATACAGGCACAGGTTATCGTGAACAACAGCAACTATACGCACAAACGATGGCTCAACTGCACCAATAATGTTACCATCGATTATTACTTAACCAATGATGGTGGCCATGGTTGGCCGGGTGGTTTACCGGGCGGCCCTAATTCCGATATTCCTTCTACATCTATTAATGCCAATGATTTGTTGTGGAGTTTTTTCCAGCAATACCAATTACCATAGTTTCTGTTTTCCGAAGGGTTAAACGCCGAGCAAAATCTTTTTGCTAAAATATTTGGCTTCTAAAATAATTAGTTTTACGTTTGCTAAACAAATTAGTGTGAACAAACAAAACAAACCCGTTATGGAAGAGACTTTAATTTTGGAGAAACCAAAAAAGGAAAAAATGAGTAAAGAGAGCATCAATGTTAATACCGAGAAGCTCAAAGCGTTAAAGCTCACCATCGACAAGATTGACAAGGATTACGGAAAAGGCAGTGTAATGATGATGAATGAAAAAGGTGTCAACGAAATTGAAGCCATTTCAACGGGCTCAATAGGACTTGATACTGCCTTAGGCATTGGTGGAGTACCAAGAGGAAGGGTGATCGAGATCTACGGACCTGAAAGTAGTGGTAAAACAACCATCGCCACACATATTATTGCGGAAGCACAAAAGAAAGGTGGCATTTGTGCCATTATTGATGCGGAACATGCATTTGACAGTGCCTATGCACAGAAACTGGGCGTTGATGTAGATAACCTATTAATCTCTCAACCGGATTATGGCGAGCAGGCCTTGGAAATTGCTGATCGTTTAATTCTTTCAGGCGCATTGGATGTAGTAGTGATCGATTCTGTTGCAGCGTTGGTTCCTAAAAGTGAACTGGAGGGTGAAATGGGTGATAGCAAAATGGGCTTGCAGGCACGTTTAATGAGCCAGGCTTTGCGTAAGCTCACAGCTACTATTCATAAAACAAATACTATTTGCATATTCATTAACCAGTTGCGTGAAAAAATTGGTGTGATGTTCGGTAACCCCGAAACAACCACTGGTGGTAATGCCTTGAAGTTCTATGCATCGGTTCGTTTAGATATCCGTCGTATGAGCCAGATCAAAGATGGTGATGAAGCAATTGGGAACCGTGTAAAAGTGAAAGTGGTTAAGAATAAAGTAGCTCCTCCGTTCAAAGCTGCTGAGTTCGATATCATTTTTGGTGAAGGTGTAAGTAAAACAGGTGAGATCATTGATATGGGTGTTGATCTTGCTATTATTCAGAAAAGCGGTAGCTGGTACAGCTACAATGGCGACAAACTGGGACAAGGTAGAGATGCGGTAAAAAATCTCCTGCTTGATAACCCGGGTATGGCCAATGAAATTGAAGCGAAGATTCGTGAAAAGATAAAAGAAATTCAAAGCGGAGCAGCAGCTTCGTAAACTTCGGGTTTGTTTGTAAGTACCGGCCTTTCGTGAGCAGCAATGCGAAGCGAGGGGCCTTTTCATTTGTCGTTATACTTACGGGAAACATTGTTTGAAAGAATGAATACATATACTTTCGTTTAGCAAGAATTAAATAGCCGAGTGAATCACTATGAGTGATCGGAACAGTTTATTAACCTTAAAATAATTCATATGAACAAGTTGATGCAGTTGTTTGCTTTCGTAACGGTTTGTTGCCTGTTAATGGGATGTCCTTATGAAACAGAAGTGCCAATCAGTGAGCCATCAGTAAAATTTCCTTCTGAACTTCTGGGCAAGTGGGAACCGAAAAGTTCAAGTGATGAGGTCATGACCATTAAAAAGAAAACTGATTATATCGTCAGTATCAGCAAAACAAAAAAAGAACCAAAGGAAGATGATAAGCCGGAAGAATATGAAGCTTATCTTTCAGAAGTTGATGCGGTTAAATTTCTGAATATTTCTGAGCCAGGTGAACAAGGAGCAGGCGCAAAGTTTTATCTCTATAAAATGGAAGTATCTGCAAATGGTTCACGCATTACACTCAATGCAGTTACAGAAAACATCGATGAACAATTCAGTAACTCGGCGGAATTAAAATCATTTATTCAGAAGAATATGCATCTTTCTTTCTTTTACGAAAAAGAAGAGGAGATATACCAGCGCATTAAATAGTTATTATCGAATAGCTGTTCGGCAGCTCTAATCGTGTATAGTGCCAATAGAACCATTATCTGTTTTCAGCAGCTCAAAAACTTTTTGCGGCTGTAAACCTTTTTCTGTTTGATGTGATACATATAACACAGCAGTACTTGTTTCAGCAGCAAGTTTGTTGATTAGCAGAATAATTTTTTCTGTATTTATATCATCAAGTCCCATCAACGGTTCATCGAGAATTAATAGGGGCGGATGTTTTACCATTGCTCTTGCAACAAGTGCTAAACGTTGCTCACCCTGTGTGAGTTTTGGAAAAGGAGTATTTGCTTTGTGTTGTAATTGTAATAGCTGTAACCATTCGTAAGCAGAACGTAGTTGCATATCGCTTGGAATTGTGTATAACCCGATAGAGTCAACAAAGCCTGAAACGATCATGTGCAACAATGTATGCCTGGTACTAAACAGATCTGTCATGGAAGGGGTGAGATAGCCGATCTTATCTTTAATATCCCATACACTTTCACCGCTTCCTTTCTTTCGTCCAAAAATAAATAGCTGTTGACCGTATCCTTTTACATTATCACCGGTGATCATGGTGAGTAATGTTGTTTTGCCTGAACCGTTCGGCCCTTTTAATTGCCAGAATTCACCGGCATTGATGGTCCAGTTGATCTGTTGCAACACTTGTCTTCCATCATAACTTACATGTACATCAGTAAAGCGAACCAATTCAGTTGTTGAAAGCTGATAGTTGTGTAATGCTGATGGTACGGGTACATCATCAACATGAATTTCATCATCTGTATTGCCTTCAAGTGGAACAAATTCACCTGAGCTAACCGTTAACCTGTTTTCAATAAAAGGTAGAAGATCACGCTTTCGATGTGAAAGCTGTATAAGTTGTGTGTGTGCGGCAGCAAGTTGAAGATCTTCTTTGAACGATACTTGCGCTGCCGTATCTAAATTGTCAAATACGTTATCGAGAATCAGCAGACCCGGTTTCAACGATAATAAATGCTGCAGCAATACTTTTTTTTGCTCACCACTCGACATGGAACGTAGTGTTTGCTTCCTCGTTGCTTCAATACCGCTGTAACCATGAATTTCTTCTTCCAATAAAAATTGCTGAACTGTGTAAGCAGAAAAAAGAACAGCATCGTAACTGTTGAAAGAAGCGAATAGCCCGATTGCTTTTTTATCCAACAGGTGCTGAATAAAACTTTGTTTGTTGAATGTGTTGGAAAGAAAAATAGCATAGTGCTGCATTGCACGAAGATAAATTACCGGGTGTTATGGTTTACAATTTCACCGGTTTCACTTTATAACCTTGTTTGCGCAGCAATGCAATTACACCAATATCGCCACCCAAATGTGCAGCACCAACAGCAAAGAAGCAAGATGTTTTTTGCATATTGGTTTTCATGAGGGGGATCCATTTGCTGTTGCGTTTAACCAGCAATTCATTTTCTGCTTCCATCAGCTCTGGCGATTGGTTAGTAAGCCTATATATAGAATCTACATCCTGCGTTTTGTAAACAGCAACCAGTTTTTTAAACTCTTCCACACCTTTATCAAAATCAACTACCATGTTTTTCAGATTGGCAATTTCTGTGCTGTCAGGAATCGAATCAAATACTGCCACCTGGTCTTCAATAGTTTCTAAACCTTTGATATTCTTTTTCTGTTTAGCGGCCATTGCAATGAATGTTTGCTCATACGATTCTCGTGCGGGACAGCTCAACGATTTTTCTGTGAGCATACTCATGAGCATAAAGGGCTTGAATGTATTAAACATCATAGCAGAACTACCAGTAATTTCTTTGTACTTTTTATCAAACTCTTTAAAGGCGCTATCGCCAAACAATTGTTTGATGGTTTGTCCTTTTGGTAGCTGCAGCAACTGCATCATTTTTAGAACCATCATCGGGTCATCCATATCCAGTTCAAGAAAAACCTGCTCTGCGTTGGTAAATTTTTCTGTAACGCTCGATGGCAGAAAAAAATCTTCTTTACAGATGATATGTATCGTGCCAAATAAATAAGATGGTTGTTTAAGATCGTTGCCGGTAATTTCCCAAAGCAAACTGCTTTTCGGTTCTGCCTGACCGTAACTCATCAAAACAAAAAGAAAAGAAGTAAACAGGCTGATCATAAGTTTTTTCATAGTTACAAATTTAATCTTCTTCATCACTCATTTCGTTTACGATCTTTCTCAGCTTTTCAGCATGCTGTCCATAAAGCTTACGCACATACCATTTGTTTAGAAAATACATTGGGATTGTAAGTATAGCAGTAATAGAAACAAGAACAAGAAAAAAAGGCCAAAAAGATAAAGAGGCCGATGTTGCCTGTATTTTAGGGTCGTACAGAAAAATTATTACTCCGGACGTTAGCATTACAAACGGGAATAACAACGTTCCAACTATAAGATAAAACCGGATATATTTTTGAAGTGTACGAACCTGAAGCTGAAGATTCGACCTGACTTCGCAAGTAACACACTCCATTTCACGAAGCAGTTTTCGTTTACGTACATAATAGATCATGTATAGGATTCCCGATATCAACATCAGCCATGCGAGACTTAAGATCGCTCCTTTGAATTTTACAAAATAATGAACAATGCTGTATGAGTATAATACAACCACAATCAACATCTCTACAAAGAGGTTGCGTTTCATTTTGGCAATGGGACTCTTTGATTTTTTTTGCAAAATGGCCTGCAACTCCTGTTCAGAAGTTGAGGTTTTGCTTTGCCCCACATCGCTCCACATTTCTTTTAACTGATCAAGCTCCATAAGCTTCTGCTTTTGTGAGTGTACGTAATTTGTCTTTTATTCGATTCATTTTTACACGCAGTGTGCCATTACTGATACCCAGAATGTCTTCCATCTCTTCGTAACTCTTGTCTTCGAGATACAGCATCACAATTGCTTTCTCCACTTCTGATAAGCGGGTGATGGCTGCATACATTTTCCGGAGATTTTCTTCTTTGATCCTTTCTTCGTTTGTATCTGCTTCTTCTTTTGGAATAAACTCAGGGAAACTGAGTGCTACTTTTCTCGATTGTTTCCGAAGGTTGCTGATGGCAGTGTTCAATGCAATTCTGTACATCCAGGTACTGATCTTCGCATCGCCACGAAAACTGCCAAACGCTTTCCATAGCTGAATAACGATTTCCTGGTACAGGTCGTCCCTGTCCGCATCATTGCGGCCATAGAGATGGCATACTTTTCTGATGATGCCCTGGTGCTCTTGCACCAGTAGCAGGAAATTCTGTTCAGCGTTGGTGGTCATTCAACCAAATGGTTTGCGTAAATGTATATGTAGCGGAAATTTCATTTAAGTTACATGCAAATTTGTTTTTTTACACATGAAGAAGAAAATGTATCACCTGGCCCACTGTACTACATGCCAGGCAATTATTAAAGAAACGGGTGCAGATAAAGCCAAACTTGAATTTCAAAATATCCGTGAAGAAAAGATTACCGCCAAACAGCTGGAAGAAATGAAGAAACTTGCAGGCAGCTACGAAGCATTGTTCAGCAGGAGGGCACTTAAATACAAAGAGCTTGGGTTGAAGGATAAAAAACTTACAGAAGAGGATTACAAGAACTACATTTTGGAAGAAGACACTTTTCTTAAGCGACCTGTAACCATTTTAAACGACAAGATTTATGTAGGCAATGATAAAAAAACAGTGGAAGCCTTGAAAAAGGCGCTGCAATAAAGTAATTTGTTAGTTCTCTGTCATATTTGGAAACAGGACCGTTGCAGGATTGCTAAAAATCAACTGAGTTAGTAGACTAAATAAAAGAAGCCCTATTTTCGCATGTTGGCTTGTTGCGAAAGTGAGTGACCGTTCGTTTGCCTGCCATTTCAGAGGACGTTTAAATTTTTTATCATGAGTGCTTTTCCCGGCTATCTGCTTAGCAGCAATTTCCCGTCGAGGAATACAGTGGTTTCTTTTACGGAAGATTTGATCAGTTGCCTTTTCCCGATGGTGGTTGATGCAGAGGCTTACATAGACCAACAATGCAACGCAAATATTTCGCTTAGAAAGCAGTTGACTGAAATACTTACTCCTCTGTCGAAAGGATATGAATTAGATGTGCCCGCCATCACAAATGCCTATCTGAATGAGTTGGCAAACATTAAAGCAGACCTGATAAAAGATGCGGAGCTGATACTTGAGTTTGATCCGGCTGCCTATTCTGTTGAAGAAGTGATTCTGTCGTATCCTGGTTTTTATGCAATTGTTGTGTACAGGCTTACACATCCTTTATACAAACTAAACGTTCCCATTCTTCCTCGCATGATGAGCGAGTTGGCGCATAGCAGAACAGGGATTGATATAAACGCCGGTGCACAGATTGGGTGCCCGTTTTTTATCGATCACGGTACGGGTGTTGTTATTGGCGAAACATCAGTTATCGGAAAGAATGTAAAAATTTACCAAGGTGTAACATTGGGTGCCTTGGCAGTACGCAAAGAAGATGCGCAAACAAAACGTCACCCCACTATTGAAGATAATGTGGTAATTTATGCCAACAGCACTATCCTTGGTGGCAAAACGGTCATCGGTCATGATAGTATTGTTGGTGGCAATACGTGGGTTACAGAAACTGTAATACCGCATAGTGTTGTGTACACAAAAAACCAAATCGTAGTGGCCGATAAGAAAGATTTTACTGAACCTCTCAATTTTATCATATAAAAATATAAGCGAC
The DNA window shown above is from Lacibacter sp. H375 and carries:
- a CDS encoding TraB/GumN family protein; the protein is MKKLMISLFTSFLFVLMSYGQAEPKSSLLWEITGNDLKQPSYLFGTIHIICKEDFFLPSSVTEKFTNAEQVFLELDMDDPMMVLKMMQLLQLPKGQTIKQLFGDSAFKEFDKKYKEITGSSAMMFNTFKPFMLMSMLTEKSLSCPARESYEQTFIAMAAKQKKNIKGLETIEDQVAVFDSIPDSTEIANLKNMVVDFDKGVEEFKKLVAVYKTQDVDSIYRLTNQSPELMEAENELLVKRNSKWIPLMKTNMQKTSCFFAVGAAHLGGDIGVIALLRKQGYKVKPVKL
- a CDS encoding alpha/beta hydrolase family esterase, with product MKTCLLRFFTFICIISVFLACRKGKSSAKTYRFNETITVDGLSRSYVLNLPPDYYDNTGFALVIAMHGGGGSATQFESTSKLTEKANASGFIVVYPEGTGVINTWNAGTCCGSSVSNNINDVKFISMLIDKLVAAYKINPKKVYATGHSNGGMMSYRLACELSNKIAAIAPNGSTMVVTQACNPARAVPVLHMHSKLDQHVVYTGGYGNGVSGVYCPPLDSVLNVWSLKNSCAIQAQVIVNNSNYTHKRWLNCTNNVTIDYYLTNDGGHGWPGGLPGGPNSDIPSTSINANDLLWSFFQQYQLP
- a CDS encoding DUF4920 domain-containing protein — translated: MKKLSFLLMAAFMSLAALAQNSPKPAEKGATYGAGTENKDVVTIANMEEQVQSAGKFSGKITGKVTEVCQEKGCWMKVDKGNGETIMVKFKDYAFFMPKNLAGQTVVLEGDATVKEVSVKQQKHYAEDAGKSKEEINKIKEAKKEVQFVAKGVLVL
- a CDS encoding RNA polymerase sigma factor translates to MTTNAEQNFLLLVQEHQGIIRKVCHLYGRNDADRDDLYQEIVIQLWKAFGSFRGDAKISTWMYRIALNTAISNLRKQSRKVALSFPEFIPKEEADTNEERIKEENLRKMYAAITRLSEVEKAIVMLYLEDKSYEEMEDILGISNGTLRVKMNRIKDKLRTLTKAEAYGA
- the epsC gene encoding serine O-acetyltransferase EpsC: MSAFPGYLLSSNFPSRNTVVSFTEDLISCLFPMVVDAEAYIDQQCNANISLRKQLTEILTPLSKGYELDVPAITNAYLNELANIKADLIKDAELILEFDPAAYSVEEVILSYPGFYAIVVYRLTHPLYKLNVPILPRMMSELAHSRTGIDINAGAQIGCPFFIDHGTGVVIGETSVIGKNVKIYQGVTLGALAVRKEDAQTKRHPTIEDNVVIYANSTILGGKTVIGHDSIVGGNTWVTETVIPHSVVYTKNQIVVADKKDFTEPLNFII
- a CDS encoding arsenate reductase family protein; this encodes MKKKMYHLAHCTTCQAIIKETGADKAKLEFQNIREEKITAKQLEEMKKLAGSYEALFSRRALKYKELGLKDKKLTEEDYKNYILEEDTFLKRPVTILNDKIYVGNDKKTVEALKKALQ
- a CDS encoding ATP-binding cassette domain-containing protein; the protein is MQHYAIFLSNTFNKQSFIQHLLDKKAIGLFASFNSYDAVLFSAYTVQQFLLEEEIHGYSGIEATRKQTLRSMSSGEQKKVLLQHLLSLKPGLLILDNVFDNLDTAAQVSFKEDLQLAAAHTQLIQLSHRKRDLLPFIENRLTVSSGEFVPLEGNTDDEIHVDDVPVPSALHNYQLSTTELVRFTDVHVSYDGRQVLQQINWTINAGEFWQLKGPNGSGKTTLLTMITGDNVKGYGQQLFIFGRKKGSGESVWDIKDKIGYLTPSMTDLFSTRHTLLHMIVSGFVDSIGLYTIPSDMQLRSAYEWLQLLQLQHKANTPFPKLTQGEQRLALVARAMVKHPPLLILDEPLMGLDDINTEKIILLINKLAAETSTAVLYVSHQTEKGLQPQKVFELLKTDNGSIGTIHD
- a CDS encoding sensor histidine kinase; translation: MRWLSLTVRYFFFVFLLLLYSVTAAQYRSSDFTLYSIENGLSSNLLTSIVQDEQGYLWIGSANGLNRFDGNQFVQYHPGKEKNSIPDENVRMLKWLEPGKMAVATNTGLQIINTRNRQSRNLFIPTTFKEYAFKYNDVFDVAADDKKHVFIVTRSGFYHFDNNDKLIFRFDNYKTEQEQSQYFIFGQLLLYYSKNELLLSTSEGIFLYNISKKQLKKAQKGNDHAVPFVADMHRDIATVRQADHKGYMIFKTNSDSIIYVNTSSKDGIVSKAPNKNINSEFNWRTSLFRYNDSTYFVTSSTNGFYKIIHQPKTGKLTLYTEKYLADYFCAGFLKDKEGRLWVTTSSGLLKQNMINNSVTFKLLPQEILQQAPAATISYVFVSGDKIFIGCRREGGLLVFEKSTLNFIRRIRFKKHGTISDDIINVSYPGGDTLFIGTNGPLCWLNMKTYETGVCKLEKWVNTNWVSSQFKDRAGNIWVTSNANRVYYYNSRQKKFYLKDMAHPYMTKLLITNMITEDTAGHIWFAGQGLCRINRLTHRPDFFIDTFPEILFPRKAVLGLYCDDKNRLWFGNVSNGLVSYSISEKKFEHYTTENKLPSNNIYTTGIYNNMLWMGSETGIAGLDLVTKQISSFDKDDGFPLQAVTSVNFYHDKEANYLYSGFGTAIVKFCADSLLYTTAPPKVFIESIRFNNDSSVYLPGSSLITDYNHNDFTVKIGSVYFYKKVSNYLLSYRIVNSHDSSWKTITGSEVNFNNLPPGTYKFEIRMTAKNERWPAQVKQFNLTVKPPFWKTGWFITIITVLILFLGYLFYRWRIYYIRKAESEKARVQELRAEKYKTQYELEQISNYFSLSLTDKKTTDDVLWDVAKNLIGRMGCEDCMIYLWNKDKTKMQQRAGYGNKNSPEKLTEHLFEVEMGQGVVGYVMQTKEPVIIADTRTDKRYRVDDMHRLSEICVPIIHEGELMGIIDSENSKLNYFQERDLQIMTTIATLTGNKIKQVESEQVLNVKKKELAATNEHLAEAQLSALQAQMNPHFVFNALNSIKRLILDDEKDKASRYLSKFAQLIRLTLNHSRETFVTLRENVEYLNTYLEMEQLRFKDSFNATVKVDAAIDDEEVVVPSLMIQPLVENAVWHGLLHKEGKKKITVRFSANGPYIICSIEDNGIGIRRSEANKNVQHATHKSVGLDNLRNRIAIMNEKFDMDCSLTITDLNETDATITGTLAVLKFKNRDLV
- the recA gene encoding recombinase RecA; translation: MEETLILEKPKKEKMSKESINVNTEKLKALKLTIDKIDKDYGKGSVMMMNEKGVNEIEAISTGSIGLDTALGIGGVPRGRVIEIYGPESSGKTTIATHIIAEAQKKGGICAIIDAEHAFDSAYAQKLGVDVDNLLISQPDYGEQALEIADRLILSGALDVVVIDSVAALVPKSELEGEMGDSKMGLQARLMSQALRKLTATIHKTNTICIFINQLREKIGVMFGNPETTTGGNALKFYASVRLDIRRMSQIKDGDEAIGNRVKVKVVKNKVAPPFKAAEFDIIFGEGVSKTGEIIDMGVDLAIIQKSGSWYSYNGDKLGQGRDAVKNLLLDNPGMANEIEAKIREKIKEIQSGAAAS
- a CDS encoding LytR/AlgR family response regulator transcription factor, producing the protein MKQLRVILVDDEADGVATLSQLLRLNCPEVEIIATCNNAETATQQILALQPDVVFLDIQMPGKSGIEMLADMQERKFEIIFVTAHNEYMLQALQFSAADYLLKPVDEDRLIEAVNRVKERIEQKTEPDNIDVLLHNLQKNNRQQEMKLAVPTLKGFSVLKLEEIVVCEAEKNYTIFHLQNKKTITVSRTLLEYEKILQNTSFFRVHKTFMINLEHVVEYQRGEGGVVVMANGMEVEVSRRKKEEFMNKIKEVFKY